In Ilumatobacter fluminis, the following proteins share a genomic window:
- a CDS encoding diacylglycerol/lipid kinase family protein has protein sequence MEGRPRIGVIINEGKQLAGSGLEELRAALADVGHADPPWYEVPKSKKAPKKVTKLIEDDGVDRLLVWGGDGTVRRCADHLLHEGYDDVTIGVLPAGTGNLLAVNLGIPIDLRGAVDVAVHGEPRRLDAGVVNDEQHFLVMAGTGFDALLIRDADDSGMKDKYGRLGYVWAGVKNRNVSPAQMEISVDGDPWFTGDASSVIAANVGTLIGGIPAFGSASPTDGRLDVGIVTARSASEWARLFGSVFTNRVEASPFAKVTTAEKIVVDLDRTLPWEADGGDRDRTDHFEIRVLPAAVSICQPRRAAEEDPA, from the coding sequence ATGGAGGGACGTCCCCGTATCGGGGTGATCATCAACGAGGGCAAGCAGCTCGCCGGATCCGGCTTGGAAGAACTCCGTGCTGCGCTCGCCGACGTCGGCCACGCCGATCCGCCGTGGTACGAGGTGCCGAAGAGCAAGAAGGCGCCGAAGAAGGTCACCAAGCTCATCGAGGACGACGGCGTCGATCGTCTGCTCGTCTGGGGTGGCGACGGCACCGTACGACGGTGTGCCGATCACCTGCTCCACGAGGGGTACGACGACGTCACGATCGGTGTGTTGCCGGCCGGCACCGGCAACCTGCTCGCCGTCAACCTCGGTATCCCGATCGATCTCCGCGGCGCGGTCGACGTCGCGGTCCACGGTGAGCCTCGGCGTCTCGATGCCGGCGTGGTGAACGACGAACAGCACTTCTTGGTGATGGCCGGCACCGGCTTCGACGCACTGCTGATTCGCGACGCCGACGACAGTGGCATGAAGGACAAGTACGGCCGCCTCGGGTACGTGTGGGCCGGTGTCAAGAACCGCAACGTCAGCCCGGCGCAGATGGAGATCTCGGTCGACGGCGACCCCTGGTTCACCGGCGACGCATCGAGCGTGATCGCCGCCAACGTGGGCACGCTCATCGGCGGCATCCCCGCCTTCGGCAGTGCGTCGCCGACCGACGGTCGTCTCGATGTCGGCATCGTCACCGCCCGCTCCGCGAGCGAGTGGGCGCGACTGTTCGGATCCGTCTTCACGAACCGCGTCGAGGCGTCGCCGTTCGCCAAGGTGACCACGGCGGAGAAGATCGTCGTCGATCTGGACCGGACGCTGCCGTGGGAAGCTGACGGTGGCGACCGCGACCGAACCGATCACTTCGAGATACGCGTCCTGCCGGCCGCGGTCTCGATCTGTCAGCCGCGTCGAGCGGCGGAGGAAGACCCAGCATGA
- a CDS encoding DUF1206 domain-containing protein, whose product MSIETSTDSDRSFDGPDDDVGSDAAEDFVQRHPGVVKLARVGWAAKGVVYVLTGLLAFTIAADGGNSDQSGGSSGQADPSGAVATIAQQPFGQLILWVVAAGLFLYAAWRIVTVLLPADVDGHSVLRRIGYSVSAATYILLGITAVSLAAKPGSSGSGDGGRSQDSQVTKVTQSVMEWPAGRWLVGLGGLVVIGIAIYFGYKAYSASFEKEIEHRRIGPFSWHAVRIMGRVGWVGRSAMMALIGVFVTRAAINFDPDEARGLDDSLRRVADDTLGMVLVLVVALGLTLYGAFCVITSPARKVVATDEDTVAS is encoded by the coding sequence ATGAGCATCGAAACATCCACCGATTCCGACCGATCGTTCGACGGTCCGGACGACGACGTCGGCTCCGACGCCGCCGAGGACTTCGTCCAACGGCACCCCGGGGTCGTCAAGCTCGCCCGCGTCGGGTGGGCCGCCAAGGGCGTCGTCTACGTCCTGACCGGCCTGCTCGCGTTCACGATCGCCGCCGACGGCGGCAACTCCGATCAGTCGGGAGGCTCGAGCGGCCAGGCCGACCCGTCCGGCGCAGTGGCCACGATCGCGCAGCAGCCGTTCGGCCAGCTGATCCTGTGGGTCGTTGCGGCCGGACTGTTCCTCTATGCCGCCTGGAGAATCGTCACCGTGCTGCTCCCGGCCGACGTCGACGGGCATTCCGTGCTGCGTCGGATCGGCTACTCGGTGAGCGCCGCGACGTACATCCTGTTGGGCATCACGGCGGTGTCGCTCGCCGCCAAGCCCGGGTCGTCCGGCAGCGGTGACGGGGGGCGCAGCCAGGACTCACAGGTCACCAAGGTCACCCAGTCGGTCATGGAGTGGCCGGCCGGCCGCTGGTTGGTCGGCCTCGGCGGGCTCGTGGTGATCGGCATCGCGATCTACTTCGGGTACAAGGCCTACTCGGCGTCGTTCGAGAAGGAGATCGAGCATCGTCGTATCGGCCCGTTCTCATGGCACGCCGTGCGCATCATGGGACGGGTCGGCTGGGTCGGTCGGTCGGCGATGATGGCGCTGATCGGCGTGTTCGTCACCCGGGCCGCCATCAACTTCGACCCCGACGAGGCCCGCGGTCTTGACGACTCGCTGCGACGCGTCGCCGACGACACACTCGGCATGGTGTTGGTCCTCGTCGTGGCGCTCGGCCTCACGCTGTACGGCGCCTTCTGCGTCATCACCTCGCCCGCGCGCAAGGTGGTGGCGACCGACGAGGACACGGTGGCGTCATGA
- a CDS encoding phosphatase PAP2 family protein: MSAPSLASECESVDEPSSSPSWDNAWPVKGHELVRLLVGFVAVVGTGAAIGLTFTDWTAPNAVTRLDERVANWWVDGRTDGLNSLAPWAAGPADTFIKIGISTVICAVLLWVFRRWDEAVYVALPLVFEATCFITITHIVGRPRPDVDRLLESTVNSSFPSGHVAAATVYFAVVIVVWRHTAALWARALSLGVFLVVEIGVIWARMYQGMHYLSDVVGGVVLGAVSLIIIDRVLDTSRMGTFSDPGDATGATSSRRSGDAVPAGRPSPY, encoded by the coding sequence ATGAGCGCCCCGTCGCTGGCTTCGGAGTGCGAATCGGTCGACGAGCCGAGCTCCTCACCGTCGTGGGACAACGCCTGGCCGGTGAAGGGCCACGAACTCGTCCGACTACTGGTCGGCTTCGTCGCCGTCGTCGGCACCGGCGCCGCCATCGGGCTCACCTTCACCGACTGGACCGCCCCCAACGCCGTCACGCGTCTCGACGAACGCGTCGCGAACTGGTGGGTCGACGGCCGCACGGACGGCCTGAACTCGTTGGCGCCGTGGGCGGCCGGCCCGGCCGACACGTTCATCAAGATCGGCATCTCGACCGTCATCTGCGCAGTGCTGCTCTGGGTGTTCAGACGCTGGGACGAGGCGGTGTACGTCGCCCTGCCGCTGGTGTTCGAGGCGACCTGCTTCATCACCATCACCCACATCGTCGGGAGGCCCCGACCCGACGTCGATCGACTCCTCGAGTCCACCGTCAACAGCAGTTTCCCGTCCGGCCACGTCGCCGCGGCGACCGTCTACTTCGCCGTCGTGATCGTCGTGTGGCGTCACACTGCCGCCCTGTGGGCACGCGCTCTGTCGCTTGGCGTCTTCCTCGTCGTGGAGATCGGTGTGATCTGGGCCCGGATGTACCAGGGTATGCACTATCTGTCCGACGTGGTCGGTGGCGTCGTCCTCGGTGCCGTCTCACTGATCATCATCGACCGTGTCCTCGACACGAGCCGGATGGGGACGTTCAGCGACCCTGGTGACGCAACCGGCGCAACCAGCTCTCGGCGTAGCGGAGACGCCGTTCCAGCTGGTCGACCGTCGCCGTACTGA
- a CDS encoding HpcH/HpaI aldolase family protein, translating into MSLRQQWAAGDETLGLWIQLPSPITAEIAARQPVSYVCVDTQHGVNDAMTCVATFSAIELAGNVPIARVPWNEPGVIGKTLDAGAHGVIVPMVNTRSQAEAVVDAARYAPAGSRSWGPMMAGLRRPDYQQWAHDNVTVIPMIETVEALDNLDEILECPGVDAVYVGPADLSVSLGLPPGNNDGTPAFDDALGRITDACARHEVVAGIHATGSLAARRREQGFRMITIGSDALAVRSGFEAELAAAAGGHAGGTDAMY; encoded by the coding sequence ATGAGCTTGCGACAACAGTGGGCCGCCGGCGACGAGACGCTCGGCCTGTGGATCCAGCTGCCGTCACCGATCACGGCCGAGATCGCCGCCCGGCAACCCGTGTCCTATGTGTGCGTCGACACCCAGCACGGTGTGAACGACGCGATGACGTGCGTGGCCACCTTCTCGGCGATCGAGCTCGCGGGCAACGTGCCGATCGCTCGGGTGCCGTGGAACGAACCGGGCGTGATCGGCAAGACGCTCGACGCCGGGGCGCACGGGGTGATCGTGCCGATGGTGAACACCCGATCGCAGGCCGAGGCGGTGGTCGACGCCGCACGGTACGCGCCTGCCGGCAGCCGCAGTTGGGGCCCGATGATGGCCGGTCTCCGGCGCCCCGACTACCAACAGTGGGCCCACGACAACGTCACCGTCATCCCGATGATCGAGACCGTCGAAGCGCTCGACAACCTCGACGAGATCCTCGAGTGCCCGGGCGTCGACGCCGTGTACGTCGGCCCAGCCGACCTGTCGGTGAGCCTCGGGCTGCCGCCCGGCAACAACGACGGCACCCCGGCGTTCGACGACGCACTCGGCCGGATCACCGACGCTTGCGCCCGCCACGAGGTGGTCGCCGGCATCCACGCCACCGGGTCGCTCGCCGCCCGGCGACGCGAGCAGGGGTTCCGCATGATCACGATCGGCAGCGACGCCCTCGCCGTCCGGTCGGGCTTCGAGGCCGAGCTCGCGGCCGCCGCCGGCGGGCACGCGGGCGGCACCGACGCGATGTACTGA
- a CDS encoding NAD(P)/FAD-dependent oxidoreductase — MNERVDIAVIGGGPAGAATAIRAARAGAKVVVFEKAPHGRDKICGDGLTPRAVQALDELDIPLTDAHLVDGLRMIAGKRQRELPWSDGDRFPAHGAVWPRRRLDAALIDTAIEAGADVRFETEAEPVFGPDGAVTGVQVGADTIDADLVVAATGAPGKVARMLGAERDPNEPYGLAIRSYVESPRHDDAMIEACLTIKDEHGTWVPGYGWMFPCGDGTVNIGVGALSTMKGFKSLNLNHLLDSYRSLVAEPWQIGENLERPRAWRLPMSAIKRHGRGWVAIGDAAGLVNPMNGEGIDYGLESGMLAADLFLADPATAPAEYDRLIGERFDDFLRTGRRFAFLIGHPRLMRTGLRFAVGTDAIAKITLQVMGNLVDADTPGAAGRTMQAASATLRLADPVLRKTRAKA, encoded by the coding sequence ATGAACGAACGCGTCGACATCGCCGTCATCGGTGGTGGGCCAGCGGGAGCCGCCACCGCCATCCGAGCCGCCCGAGCCGGCGCCAAGGTGGTCGTCTTCGAGAAGGCGCCCCATGGTCGCGACAAGATCTGCGGCGACGGATTGACACCCCGGGCAGTCCAGGCGTTGGACGAGCTCGACATCCCGCTCACCGACGCCCACCTCGTCGACGGGCTCCGGATGATCGCCGGCAAGCGTCAGCGGGAGTTGCCCTGGTCGGACGGCGACCGATTCCCGGCCCATGGTGCGGTGTGGCCACGCCGTCGTCTCGACGCCGCCCTGATCGACACCGCGATCGAGGCCGGCGCCGACGTGCGGTTCGAGACCGAGGCGGAGCCGGTGTTCGGCCCCGACGGCGCGGTCACCGGCGTCCAGGTCGGTGCCGACACGATCGACGCCGATCTCGTCGTCGCCGCCACCGGCGCACCCGGCAAGGTCGCTCGCATGCTCGGCGCCGAGCGCGATCCGAACGAGCCGTACGGTCTGGCGATCCGTTCGTACGTCGAGAGCCCGCGGCACGACGACGCCATGATCGAGGCGTGCCTGACGATCAAGGACGAGCACGGCACCTGGGTGCCCGGCTACGGCTGGATGTTCCCGTGCGGCGACGGCACCGTCAACATCGGCGTCGGCGCCCTGTCGACCATGAAGGGCTTCAAGTCGCTCAACCTGAACCACCTGCTCGACTCGTACCGCTCCCTCGTCGCAGAGCCGTGGCAGATCGGTGAGAACCTCGAGCGGCCCCGGGCGTGGCGCCTCCCGATGAGTGCCATCAAGCGCCACGGCCGTGGCTGGGTGGCGATCGGTGACGCCGCCGGACTCGTCAACCCGATGAACGGGGAGGGCATCGACTACGGCCTCGAGTCGGGGATGCTCGCCGCCGACCTGTTCCTCGCCGACCCGGCCACGGCGCCCGCCGAGTACGACCGCCTGATCGGTGAACGCTTCGACGATTTCCTCCGTACCGGACGCCGCTTCGCCTTCCTGATCGGGCATCCCCGGTTGATGCGCACCGGTCTCCGGTTCGCGGTCGGCACCGACGCCATCGCCAAGATCACGCTGCAGGTGATGGGCAACCTGGTCGATGCCGACACACCCGGCGCTGCCGGTCGGACGATGCAGGCCGCCTCCGCGACGCTCCGCCTCGCCGACCCCGTGCTCCGCAAGACCCGGGCCAAGGCCTGA
- a CDS encoding calcium/sodium antiporter, with protein sequence MDILTVIFFVVGVAGLVIGAEALVRGAARLAGRTGLSPVVIGLTVVAFGTSAPELAVSLGAAIRDEADLAVGNVVGSNIANVLLVLGLSAVIGGGLVVAQRIVRIDVPIMVVLSFAVFFLGLDGELNRWEGIAFVLTLIGYISWTVISARRSNAEVATEYDDAIDLDDLSASSPFVDVGYVLLGLVLLVIGSTALVEAATDIATELGVSELVIGLTVVAVGTSLPEIATSVLAAARGQRDLAVGNAVGSNLFNILAVLGITAAVSPTSIPIPDGAISLDIPVMIAVAVACLPIFWNGYSLMRWEGVIFLAYYAGYITYLVLDSSDHDATGQFGAAMLYFVVPLTVLTFSVAAYRRNRLGRVPL encoded by the coding sequence ATGGACATCTTGACCGTCATCTTCTTCGTGGTCGGCGTCGCCGGGTTGGTGATCGGCGCCGAAGCACTCGTTCGGGGCGCCGCCCGACTCGCCGGCCGAACCGGCCTCTCCCCCGTCGTCATCGGCCTCACCGTCGTCGCCTTCGGCACGAGCGCGCCCGAGCTCGCCGTCAGCCTCGGCGCTGCGATCCGCGACGAGGCCGACCTCGCGGTCGGCAACGTCGTCGGCTCGAACATCGCCAACGTGCTGCTCGTCCTCGGCCTGTCGGCCGTGATCGGTGGCGGTCTGGTCGTGGCACAACGGATCGTGCGGATCGATGTCCCGATCATGGTCGTGTTGTCGTTCGCCGTGTTCTTCCTCGGCCTCGACGGCGAACTGAACCGCTGGGAGGGCATCGCCTTCGTGCTGACGCTGATCGGCTACATCAGCTGGACGGTCATCAGCGCCCGACGGTCGAACGCCGAGGTCGCGACGGAGTACGACGACGCGATCGATCTCGACGACCTCTCGGCCAGCTCTCCGTTCGTCGACGTCGGCTACGTCCTGCTCGGCCTCGTGCTGCTCGTGATCGGATCGACGGCACTCGTCGAGGCGGCCACCGACATCGCGACCGAACTCGGCGTCAGCGAACTCGTCATCGGTCTGACCGTCGTCGCCGTCGGCACGTCGCTCCCCGAGATCGCGACGTCGGTCCTCGCCGCCGCACGGGGGCAACGCGACCTCGCCGTGGGCAACGCGGTCGGTTCCAACCTGTTCAACATCCTCGCCGTGCTCGGCATCACCGCCGCCGTGTCCCCGACGTCGATCCCGATCCCCGACGGTGCGATCTCGCTCGACATCCCCGTCATGATCGCCGTGGCGGTGGCGTGTCTGCCGATCTTCTGGAACGGATATTCACTGATGCGCTGGGAAGGCGTGATCTTCCTGGCCTACTACGCCGGGTACATCACCTACCTCGTGCTCGACAGCAGTGACCACGACGCCACCGGACAGTTCGGCGCTGCGATGCTCTACTTCGTGGTGCCGCTGACGGTGCTCACCTTCTCGGTCGCCGCCTACCGGCGCAACCGTCTCGGTCGCGTCCCGCTCTGA
- a CDS encoding chorismate mutase, whose translation MSDEQLDGYRSSIDNIDAALIHLLAERFKITQAVGHYKAEAGLPAADPEREARQIARLRSLAEDAGLDPVFSEKYFRFIVAEVIHHHQRIAEQR comes from the coding sequence GTGAGCGACGAGCAACTGGACGGCTACCGGTCGAGCATCGACAACATCGACGCGGCCCTCATCCACCTGCTCGCGGAGCGGTTCAAGATCACCCAGGCGGTCGGTCACTACAAGGCCGAGGCCGGGCTGCCGGCCGCCGACCCCGAGCGCGAAGCCCGTCAGATCGCGCGGCTGCGATCCCTCGCCGAGGACGCAGGACTCGATCCGGTGTTCTCCGAGAAGTACTTCCGGTTCATCGTCGCCGAGGTGATCCACCACCATCAGCGCATCGCCGAACAGCGCTGA
- the ppgK gene encoding polyphosphate--glucose phosphotransferase, with protein MQRFGIDIGGTGMKAAPVDLATGDLTAERMRIDTPQPATPERVAEVAAALVGHHGWTGPVGVCMPSVVMHGVVRSAANIDDSWVGIDADTLFTDVIGAPVHVLNDADAAGQAEMTWGAGADRRGVVLCLTFGTGIGSALFVDGVLVPNTELGHVELDGADAELAAAARARKAHNLSWSEWGERVNRYLRHVAFIVSPDLIILGGGASKRAHKWLPQIDVDCDVEIAALENNAGIAGAALHAPAH; from the coding sequence ATGCAACGCTTCGGGATCGACATCGGTGGCACCGGGATGAAGGCGGCACCGGTCGATCTGGCGACCGGCGACCTCACCGCGGAGCGGATGCGGATCGACACACCGCAACCGGCGACGCCCGAACGGGTCGCCGAGGTCGCGGCAGCACTCGTCGGTCATCACGGCTGGACGGGGCCGGTCGGGGTGTGCATGCCGTCGGTCGTGATGCACGGCGTCGTGCGCAGCGCGGCCAACATCGACGACTCGTGGGTCGGCATCGACGCCGACACTCTCTTCACCGACGTGATCGGCGCCCCGGTGCACGTCCTCAACGACGCCGACGCCGCCGGCCAGGCCGAGATGACGTGGGGTGCCGGTGCCGATCGGCGCGGTGTCGTGCTGTGTCTCACCTTCGGTACCGGGATCGGGTCGGCTCTGTTCGTCGATGGCGTGCTGGTACCGAACACCGAACTCGGACACGTCGAGCTCGACGGTGCCGACGCCGAACTCGCCGCTGCCGCTCGGGCCCGGAAGGCCCACAACCTCTCGTGGAGCGAATGGGGTGAGCGGGTGAACCGCTATCTGCGGCACGTGGCGTTCATCGTGTCCCCCGACCTGATCATCCTCGGCGGCGGCGCGAGCAAGCGGGCGCACAAGTGGTTGCCGCAGATCGACGTCGACTGCGACGTCGAGATCGCGGCGCTCGAGAACAACGCCGGCATCGCCGGCGCTGCGCTGCACGCACCGGCCCACTGA
- the prmC gene encoding peptide chain release factor N(5)-glutamine methyltransferase: MTDDTLTLRQLWDQTSSVLRSRPEARWICEVATALDGAEFDASLDQHVTDRMVQHHDAMVGRYRAGEPLQYVLGRWGFRRLDLAVDRRVLIPRPETELVVEAVLDLVGDRSTRRIADLGTGSGAIGLALADELPIDGTEIWLTDADADALDVARSNLAGIGRAARNVRVECGDWFDALPTDTSFDVIVSNPPYVADDSELLDESVRHWEPPQALFAGADGLDDYRRLVPGALRHLDPTGSLVLEIGADQGAAVRALCDAAGYRSVDVRADLAGHDRIVVATR; this comes from the coding sequence ATGACCGACGACACGCTCACCCTGCGGCAGCTCTGGGACCAGACGTCGTCGGTCCTGCGGAGCCGGCCCGAAGCCCGCTGGATCTGTGAGGTCGCGACGGCGCTCGACGGTGCCGAGTTCGACGCCTCGCTCGATCAACACGTGACCGACCGGATGGTGCAGCACCACGATGCGATGGTCGGTCGCTATCGGGCGGGCGAACCGCTCCAGTACGTCCTCGGGCGCTGGGGGTTCCGTCGGCTCGACCTGGCCGTCGACCGACGGGTGCTCATCCCACGCCCCGAGACCGAGCTCGTGGTCGAGGCGGTACTCGATCTGGTCGGCGACCGGTCGACCCGCCGTATCGCCGATCTCGGCACCGGTTCGGGAGCGATCGGCCTGGCCCTTGCCGACGAACTGCCGATCGACGGCACCGAGATCTGGCTCACCGACGCCGACGCCGACGCGCTCGACGTGGCCCGGTCCAATCTCGCCGGAATCGGGCGCGCCGCCCGCAACGTACGGGTCGAGTGCGGCGACTGGTTCGACGCGCTCCCCACCGACACGTCGTTCGACGTGATCGTGAGCAATCCGCCGTACGTCGCCGACGACTCCGAGCTGCTCGACGAGTCTGTCCGCCACTGGGAACCGCCGCAGGCGCTGTTCGCGGGCGCCGATGGGCTCGACGACTATCGCCGCCTCGTGCCCGGTGCCCTCCGGCACCTCGACCCGACCGGTTCGCTCGTGCTCGAGATCGGCGCCGATCAAGGTGCTGCAGTGCGCGCCTTGTGCGACGCCGCCGGCTACCGGTCCGTCGACGTCCGCGCCGACCTCGCCGGCCACGACCGCATCGTCGTCGCCACCCGCTGA